From the Gasterosteus aculeatus chromosome 13, fGasAcu3.hap1.1, whole genome shotgun sequence genome, one window contains:
- the LOC144386260 gene encoding NACHT, LRR and PYD domains-containing protein 3-like isoform X1, with protein MEAEVKHEAPFLHGPAEDRRELLTEELHVYKFRQMEKVKKDILKTLEQLKEEDFQRFKWYLKNDSSPEDPRSIPPCDLQNADRMKTVDLMVRCYHTDSVQVAVKVLEEMQMNDLAEKLSKTNSTGKPNPVGGDGGQVIITNCQHELKSNLKKKFQCVFEGIAKAGTTTSLNEIYTELYITEGGTAEVNKEHEVRQIETASRKPAKPETTIRQEDIFKASAGRKKPIRTLMTKGVAGIGKTVLTQKFTLDWAEDKHNQHIQFIFPFTFKELNVQREKKYSLVGLVHHFFSETKAAGICRFEKFQVLLIFDGLDECRLPLDFLNNEILTDVTEISSVDVLLTNLISGKLLPSARLWITTRPAAANQIPPECVGMVTEVRGFTDPQKEEYFRKRFSDKEQASRIISHIKASRSLHIMCHIPVFCWISATVLEEELNTREGGELPKTLTEMYILFLVVQSIVKKVKYDGGAETDPHWSPESRKMIESLGKLAFDQLQKGNLIFYESDLTECGIDIRAASVYSGVFTQIFREKRGLYQDKVFCFIHLSVQEFLAALYVHLTFFSSGVNLLSEEQTSLLCKVSKDKPEPLRLYQSAVDKALESPNGHLDLFLRFLLGLSLETIQSILQGLLTETGSHSQTNQETVQYIKKKISKNVSPEKSINLFHCLNELNDGSLVEEIQQSLSSGRLSTDKLSPAQWSALVFILLSSEEDLEVFELKKYSASEKALLRMLPVVKASNKALLSGCNLSERSCEVLSSVLSSQSSSLRELDLSNNNLQDSGVKLLSAGLESPHCELETLRLSGCLITEKGCASLASALSSNPSHLRELDLSYNHPGDSGGKLLSAELEDPHCRLETLRVEPAGVRWLRPGLRKYSCELTIDTNTVNRRLKLSDNNRKVTYMWKEEEEGDEEDDEEDEDDEEENEEDDEDENEEEDDEEEDEDEENDEDDDKEEDEEDEDENDEEEDDEEDEGDEDEDDEDEDKEEEDEDDEDDEDEDDEEENEEEEEGVEDDDDEDEDEDDEDEDDEDVEEENEEDDEDNEDENEDEDDEEEEENDEEEEEGEEDQSYPDHPDRFDFRPQLLCRTGLTGRCYWEVEWRGVVDVSVSYRGIRRTGDSNDCLFGRNDHSWSLRCSDKGYYVLNNKTVTRISSSSSSSSGRVAVYVDCPVGSLSFFRVSSDTLIHLHTFNTTFTEPLYPGFAFWSSPGSSVSLCSLQEGESPPGAFFK; from the exons atggaagctgaagtgaagcacgaagctccttttctacacggacctgctgaggacagaagagagctgctcactgaggaactTCATGTCTACAAGTTCA gacagatggagaaagtcaaGAAGGACATCCTCAAAACTTTAGAGCAGCTCAAGGAGGAGGACTTCCAACGGTTCAAGTGGTACCTGAAGAATGATTCAAGCCCAGAAGACCCCCGATCAATCCCACCCTGTGACCTGCAGAACGCAGACAGGATGAAGACAGTGGACCTGATGGTGCGGTGCTACCACACAGACTCTGTTCAGGTGGCCGTGAAGGTTTTGgaagaaatgcaaatgaacGATCTGGCTGAAAAATTATCCAAAACGAACTCTACGG gCAAACCAAATCCcgtgggaggagatggaggtcaaG TGATTATCACCAACTGTCAAcatgaactcaaatccaacctgaagaagaagttccagtgtgtgtttgaggggatcgctaaagcaggaaccACAACCtctctgaatgagatctacacagagctctacatcacagagggagggactgcagaggtcaataaagaacatgaggtcagacagattgaaacagcatccaggaaaccagccaaaccagaaacaaccatcagacaagaagacatcttcaaagcctcagctggaaggaagaaaccaatcagaacattgatgactaagggagtagctggcattgggaaaacagtcttaacacagaagttcacactggactgggctgaagacaaacacAACCAGCACATACAGTTCatatttccattcaccttcaaagagctgaatgtgcagagagagaagaaatacagcttggtgggacttgttcatcacttcttcagtgaaaccaaagcagcaggaatctgcaggtttgagaagTTCCAGGTTCTACttatctttgacggtctggatgagtgtcgacttcctctggacttcctcaacaatgagatcctgactgatgtcacagagatctcctcagtggatgtgctcctcacaaacctcatcagtgggaagctgcttccctctgctcgcctctggataaccacacgacctgcagcagccaatcagatccctcctgagtgtgttggcatggtgacagaggtcagagggttcaccgacccccagaaggaggagtacttcaggaagaggttcagcgataaggagcaggccagcaggatcatctctcacatcaaggcctcacgaagcctccacatcatgtgccacatcccagtcttctgctggatcagtgctacagttctggaggaagAGTTGAacaccagagagggaggagagctgcccaagaccctgactgagatgtacatcctcttcctggtggttcagtccataGTAAAGAAGGTCAAAtatgatggaggagctgagacggatccacactggagtccagagagcaggaagatgatcgagtctctgggaaaactggcctttgatcagctgcagaaaggcaacctgatcttctatgaatccgacctgacagagtgtggcatcgatatcagagcagcctcagtgtactcaggagtgttcactcagatatttagagagaagagaggattgtaccaggacaaggtgttctgcttcatccatctgagtgttcaggagtttctggcggCTCTttatgtccatctgaccttcttcagctctggtgtcaatctgctgtcagaagaacaaacctcCCTGTTGTGTAAAGTCTCTAAAGACAAACCTGAACCAttgcgtctctaccagagtgctgtggacaaggccttagagagtcctaatggacacctggacttgttcctccgcttcctcttgggtctttccctggagaccattCAGAGTATCCTACAAGGTCTGctgacagagacaggaagtcactcacagaccaatcaggagacagtccagtacatcaagaagaagatcagtaagaatgtgtctccagagaaaagcatcaacctgttccactgtctgaatgaactgaatgatggttctctcgtggaggagatccaacagtcccttagttcaggacgtctctccacagataaactgtctcctgctcagtggtcagctctggtcttcatcttactgtcatcagaagaagatctggaggtgtttgagctgaagaaatactctgcttcagagaaGGCTCTTCTGAGgatgctgccagtggtcaaagcctccaacaaagctct gctgagtggctgtaacctctcagagagaagctgtgaagttctgtcctcagtcctcagctcccagtcctctagtctgagagagctggatctgagtaacaacaacctgcaggattcaggagtaaagctgctgtctgctgggctggagagtccacactgtgaactggagactctcag gctgtctggttgtctgatcacagagaaaggctgtgcttctctggcctcagctctgagctccaacccctcccacctGAGAGAgttggacctgagctacaatcatccaggagactcaggagggAAGCTGCTGTCCGCTgaactggaggatcctcactgcagactggagactctcag ggtggagcctgctggagtccgatggttgagaccaggtctgaggaagt attcctgtgaactcacaatcgacacaaacacagtaaacagaagactcaaactgtctgacaacaacaggaaggtgacatatatgtggaaggaggaggaggagggcgatgaggaggatgatgaggaggatgaggacgatgaggaggagaatgaggaggacgatgaggatgagaatgaggaggaggacgatgaggaggaggatgaggatgaggagaatgatgaagacgatgataaggaggaggatgaggaggatgaggatgagaatgatgaagaggaggacgatgaggaggatgagggcgatgaggatgaggacgatgaggatgaggataaggaggaggaggatgaggacgatgaggacgatgaggatgaggacgatgaggaggagaatgaggaggaggaggagggggtagaggatgacgacgatgaggatgaggatgaggacgatgaagatgaggacgatgaggacgttgaggaggagaatgaggaggacgatgaggacaATGAGGATGAGAATGAggatgaggacgatgaggaggaggaagagaacgatgaggaggaggaggagggggaagaggatcagtcatatcctgatcatccagacagatttgacttcaggcctcagctgctgtgtagaactggtctgactggtcgctgttactgggaggtcgagtggagaggagtagttgatgtatcagtgagttacagaggaatcaggaggacaGGAGACAGTAATGACTGTTTATTTGGAAGGAATGATCACTCCTGGAGTTTGAGATGCTCTGATAAAGGTTACTATGTCCTTAacaataagacagtaacacgcatctcctcctcttcctcctcctcctctggtagagtagcagtgtatgtggactgtcctgttggctctctgtccttcttcagagtctcctctgacacactgatccacctccacaccttcaacacaacattcactgaacctctttatcctggctTTGCTTTCTGGTCCAgtcctggttcctcagtgtctctgtgttctctgcaggagggagagtctcctcctggtgccttttttaagtaa
- the LOC144386260 gene encoding protein NLRC3-like isoform X2 encodes MEKVKKDILKTLEQLKEEDFQRFKWYLKNDSSPEDPRSIPPCDLQNADRMKTVDLMVRCYHTDSVQVAVKVLEEMQMNDLAEKLSKTNSTGKPNPVGGDGGQVIITNCQHELKSNLKKKFQCVFEGIAKAGTTTSLNEIYTELYITEGGTAEVNKEHEVRQIETASRKPAKPETTIRQEDIFKASAGRKKPIRTLMTKGVAGIGKTVLTQKFTLDWAEDKHNQHIQFIFPFTFKELNVQREKKYSLVGLVHHFFSETKAAGICRFEKFQVLLIFDGLDECRLPLDFLNNEILTDVTEISSVDVLLTNLISGKLLPSARLWITTRPAAANQIPPECVGMVTEVRGFTDPQKEEYFRKRFSDKEQASRIISHIKASRSLHIMCHIPVFCWISATVLEEELNTREGGELPKTLTEMYILFLVVQSIVKKVKYDGGAETDPHWSPESRKMIESLGKLAFDQLQKGNLIFYESDLTECGIDIRAASVYSGVFTQIFREKRGLYQDKVFCFIHLSVQEFLAALYVHLTFFSSGVNLLSEEQTSLLCKVSKDKPEPLRLYQSAVDKALESPNGHLDLFLRFLLGLSLETIQSILQGLLTETGSHSQTNQETVQYIKKKISKNVSPEKSINLFHCLNELNDGSLVEEIQQSLSSGRLSTDKLSPAQWSALVFILLSSEEDLEVFELKKYSASEKALLRMLPVVKASNKALLSGCNLSERSCEVLSSVLSSQSSSLRELDLSNNNLQDSGVKLLSAGLESPHCELETLRLSGCLITEKGCASLASALSSNPSHLRELDLSYNHPGDSGGKLLSAELEDPHCRLETLRVEPAGVRWLRPGLRKYSCELTIDTNTVNRRLKLSDNNRKVTYMWKEEEEGDEEDDEEDEDDEEENEEDDEDENEEEDDEEEDEDEENDEDDDKEEDEEDEDENDEEEDDEEDEGDEDEDDEDEDKEEEDEDDEDDEDEDDEEENEEEEEGVEDDDDEDEDEDDEDEDDEDVEEENEEDDEDNEDENEDEDDEEEEENDEEEEEGEEDQSYPDHPDRFDFRPQLLCRTGLTGRCYWEVEWRGVVDVSVSYRGIRRTGDSNDCLFGRNDHSWSLRCSDKGYYVLNNKTVTRISSSSSSSSGRVAVYVDCPVGSLSFFRVSSDTLIHLHTFNTTFTEPLYPGFAFWSSPGSSVSLCSLQEGESPPGAFFK; translated from the exons atggagaaagtcaaGAAGGACATCCTCAAAACTTTAGAGCAGCTCAAGGAGGAGGACTTCCAACGGTTCAAGTGGTACCTGAAGAATGATTCAAGCCCAGAAGACCCCCGATCAATCCCACCCTGTGACCTGCAGAACGCAGACAGGATGAAGACAGTGGACCTGATGGTGCGGTGCTACCACACAGACTCTGTTCAGGTGGCCGTGAAGGTTTTGgaagaaatgcaaatgaacGATCTGGCTGAAAAATTATCCAAAACGAACTCTACGG gCAAACCAAATCCcgtgggaggagatggaggtcaaG TGATTATCACCAACTGTCAAcatgaactcaaatccaacctgaagaagaagttccagtgtgtgtttgaggggatcgctaaagcaggaaccACAACCtctctgaatgagatctacacagagctctacatcacagagggagggactgcagaggtcaataaagaacatgaggtcagacagattgaaacagcatccaggaaaccagccaaaccagaaacaaccatcagacaagaagacatcttcaaagcctcagctggaaggaagaaaccaatcagaacattgatgactaagggagtagctggcattgggaaaacagtcttaacacagaagttcacactggactgggctgaagacaaacacAACCAGCACATACAGTTCatatttccattcaccttcaaagagctgaatgtgcagagagagaagaaatacagcttggtgggacttgttcatcacttcttcagtgaaaccaaagcagcaggaatctgcaggtttgagaagTTCCAGGTTCTACttatctttgacggtctggatgagtgtcgacttcctctggacttcctcaacaatgagatcctgactgatgtcacagagatctcctcagtggatgtgctcctcacaaacctcatcagtgggaagctgcttccctctgctcgcctctggataaccacacgacctgcagcagccaatcagatccctcctgagtgtgttggcatggtgacagaggtcagagggttcaccgacccccagaaggaggagtacttcaggaagaggttcagcgataaggagcaggccagcaggatcatctctcacatcaaggcctcacgaagcctccacatcatgtgccacatcccagtcttctgctggatcagtgctacagttctggaggaagAGTTGAacaccagagagggaggagagctgcccaagaccctgactgagatgtacatcctcttcctggtggttcagtccataGTAAAGAAGGTCAAAtatgatggaggagctgagacggatccacactggagtccagagagcaggaagatgatcgagtctctgggaaaactggcctttgatcagctgcagaaaggcaacctgatcttctatgaatccgacctgacagagtgtggcatcgatatcagagcagcctcagtgtactcaggagtgttcactcagatatttagagagaagagaggattgtaccaggacaaggtgttctgcttcatccatctgagtgttcaggagtttctggcggCTCTttatgtccatctgaccttcttcagctctggtgtcaatctgctgtcagaagaacaaacctcCCTGTTGTGTAAAGTCTCTAAAGACAAACCTGAACCAttgcgtctctaccagagtgctgtggacaaggccttagagagtcctaatggacacctggacttgttcctccgcttcctcttgggtctttccctggagaccattCAGAGTATCCTACAAGGTCTGctgacagagacaggaagtcactcacagaccaatcaggagacagtccagtacatcaagaagaagatcagtaagaatgtgtctccagagaaaagcatcaacctgttccactgtctgaatgaactgaatgatggttctctcgtggaggagatccaacagtcccttagttcaggacgtctctccacagataaactgtctcctgctcagtggtcagctctggtcttcatcttactgtcatcagaagaagatctggaggtgtttgagctgaagaaatactctgcttcagagaaGGCTCTTCTGAGgatgctgccagtggtcaaagcctccaacaaagctct gctgagtggctgtaacctctcagagagaagctgtgaagttctgtcctcagtcctcagctcccagtcctctagtctgagagagctggatctgagtaacaacaacctgcaggattcaggagtaaagctgctgtctgctgggctggagagtccacactgtgaactggagactctcag gctgtctggttgtctgatcacagagaaaggctgtgcttctctggcctcagctctgagctccaacccctcccacctGAGAGAgttggacctgagctacaatcatccaggagactcaggagggAAGCTGCTGTCCGCTgaactggaggatcctcactgcagactggagactctcag ggtggagcctgctggagtccgatggttgagaccaggtctgaggaagt attcctgtgaactcacaatcgacacaaacacagtaaacagaagactcaaactgtctgacaacaacaggaaggtgacatatatgtggaaggaggaggaggagggcgatgaggaggatgatgaggaggatgaggacgatgaggaggagaatgaggaggacgatgaggatgagaatgaggaggaggacgatgaggaggaggatgaggatgaggagaatgatgaagacgatgataaggaggaggatgaggaggatgaggatgagaatgatgaagaggaggacgatgaggaggatgagggcgatgaggatgaggacgatgaggatgaggataaggaggaggaggatgaggacgatgaggacgatgaggatgaggacgatgaggaggagaatgaggaggaggaggagggggtagaggatgacgacgatgaggatgaggatgaggacgatgaagatgaggacgatgaggacgttgaggaggagaatgaggaggacgatgaggacaATGAGGATGAGAATGAggatgaggacgatgaggaggaggaagagaacgatgaggaggaggaggagggggaagaggatcagtcatatcctgatcatccagacagatttgacttcaggcctcagctgctgtgtagaactggtctgactggtcgctgttactgggaggtcgagtggagaggagtagttgatgtatcagtgagttacagaggaatcaggaggacaGGAGACAGTAATGACTGTTTATTTGGAAGGAATGATCACTCCTGGAGTTTGAGATGCTCTGATAAAGGTTACTATGTCCTTAacaataagacagtaacacgcatctcctcctcttcctcctcctcctctggtagagtagcagtgtatgtggactgtcctgttggctctctgtccttcttcagagtctcctctgacacactgatccacctccacaccttcaacacaacattcactgaacctctttatcctggctTTGCTTTCTGGTCCAgtcctggttcctcagtgtctctgtgttctctgcaggagggagagtctcctcctggtgccttttttaagtaa